In one Staphylococcus lutrae genomic region, the following are encoded:
- a CDS encoding tRNA1(Val) (adenine(37)-N6)-methyltransferase, with amino-acid sequence MLQPGERLDYLIREDLRIIQNDAVFSFSTDALLLGHFTKVRKRDRILDMCAGNGVIPLLLSAKGENMITGVEIQPQLVDMAQRSIQYNQLTSRITMRELDINALIQEYAPAHFDLITCNPPYFKANQLNQHQLEAHKIARHEIYCTLDDCFRVSQHLLKEGGRIVMVHRAERLLDVFESMRRYRIEPKRLHMIYSKPGKAAQTIVIEGRKGGRQGLDIAPPFYIYDAQHVYTEEMKAIYYG; translated from the coding sequence ATGTTACAGCCAGGTGAACGATTGGATTATTTAATTCGAGAAGACTTGCGCATTATTCAAAATGATGCGGTCTTTTCTTTTTCTACGGATGCTTTGTTATTAGGCCATTTTACAAAAGTTCGTAAAAGAGACCGCATATTAGATATGTGTGCAGGCAATGGCGTCATCCCGCTTTTGTTGTCAGCAAAAGGTGAGAATATGATTACGGGTGTTGAAATTCAACCACAGCTTGTAGATATGGCGCAACGAAGCATTCAGTATAATCAGCTGACCTCTCGTATTACGATGCGTGAACTGGATATCAATGCATTAATTCAGGAATATGCACCAGCCCATTTTGATTTAATCACGTGCAATCCACCGTATTTTAAAGCGAACCAATTGAATCAACATCAGCTTGAAGCACATAAAATTGCACGTCATGAAATCTATTGTACGTTAGACGATTGCTTTCGTGTGAGTCAGCACCTGTTAAAAGAAGGTGGACGCATCGTTATGGTTCATCGTGCAGAACGATTGTTGGATGTGTTTGAATCCATGCGTCGTTACCGGATTGAACCGAAACGATTACACATGATTTATAGTAAGCCTGGAAAAGCGGCACAAACGATTGTTATCGAAGGACGTAAAGGGGGACGACAAGGTTTAGACATTGCCCCTCCTTTTTATATTTATGATGCACAGCATGTGTACACAGAAGAAATGAAGGCGATTTATTATGGTTAA
- a CDS encoding GIY-YIG nuclease family protein: MVKYFTYIVQCSDATFYTGYTNDLEGRIMKHNEGKGAKYTKARRPVRLRYHEVFDTKSEALKRERAIKKLTRQQKIQLIEER, encoded by the coding sequence ATGGTTAAATATTTTACGTACATTGTGCAATGTAGTGATGCGACCTTTTATACGGGATATACGAATGATTTAGAAGGACGTATTATGAAACATAATGAAGGCAAAGGTGCAAAATATACAAAAGCAAGGCGCCCAGTGCGGTTGCGTTATCACGAAGTTTTTGATACGAAATCAGAAGCATTGAAGCGAGAGCGCGCAATCAAAAAATTAACGCGACAACAAAAAATCCAATTAATTGAGGAGCGATAG